A stretch of DNA from Mesorhizobium onobrychidis:
GGCCAGCGCCATCGACTACGCCTCGCCGGCGGGTGATCCGCGCCCACGCCTGCTGATGAGCCCGCGCGGCAAGCCGCTGACGCAGGCACGCGTGCGCGAACTGGCTGCCGGGCCGGGTGCGGTGATCGTCTGCGGCCGCTTCGAGGGCGTCGACCAGCGGGTCATCGAGGCGCGGGGGCTGGAGGAGGTCTCGGTCGGCGACTTCATCCTCTCCGGCGGCGAGCCGGCGGCGCTCGTGCTTCTCGACGCCGTGGTGCGGCTGTTGCCCGGCGTGATGGGCAATGCGGTGTCGGGCGATGAGGAGAGCTTTGAAAACGGCCTGCTCGAACATCCGCACTACACGCGGCCGCAGGAATTCGAGGGCCGGCAAATCCCCGAGGTCCTCACCTCGGGCAATCACAAGAAGATCGCCGCATGGCGGCGCGCCGAGTCGGAAAAATTGACGAAGGAGCGGCGGCCGGACCTGTTAGCTGCTCACCCCCTGGTGAAATAGTAAAAGGCCAGGAACACGCCGACCCCGACGACGAAGCCGCGCACGGCAATTTGCGGCACGCGCTTGGCGATCCAGACGCCGGCATAGCCGCCCAGCGCGCCGCCGGGTATCATGATGATCGCCTGCGGCCAGGCGATGACGTCGCCGGAGATGAAGACCAGGATGGCTACCGCCGCGATGACCACGGCCAGCATGTTCTTCAGCGCGTTCAGTCGGTGATAGTCGCCGGCCTGGGTGAGACCGAGCGTCGCCAGCATCATGACGCCCATGCCGGCGCCGAAGAAGCCGCCATAGACGGCGGTGGCGAATTGCGCCAGGGAACCGACCAGCGAACCCACCGCTGCCTCATGCCCCGGCTTGGGCGCCGGCCTCAGCCACGGCCCGGCGGCGAACAGCGCGGTGGCCGCCAGCAGCAGCCAGGGCACC
This window harbors:
- the trmD gene encoding tRNA (guanosine(37)-N1)-methyltransferase TrmD; amino-acid sequence: MSFSATVLTLYPEMFPGALGLSLAGRALEASTWSLEAIQIRGFATDRHRTVDDTPAGGGAGMVMRADVLASAIDYASPAGDPRPRLLMSPRGKPLTQARVRELAAGPGAVIVCGRFEGVDQRVIEARGLEEVSVGDFILSGGEPAALVLLDAVVRLLPGVMGNAVSGDEESFENGLLEHPHYTRPQEFEGRQIPEVLTSGNHKKIAAWRRAESEKLTKERRPDLLAAHPLVK
- a CDS encoding sulfite exporter TauE/SafE family protein, producing the protein MTVLDAALLFFAGFLSGAVNAIAGGGTFITFGAMSLVGLPPIVANATSSLTQFPGYITSTLAYWSDIKHFWRGALLLGLISAFGALAGALILLALDNPSFRALVPWLLLAATALFAAGPWLRPAPKPGHEAAVGSLVGSLAQFATAVYGGFFGAGMGVMMLATLGLTQAGDYHRLNALKNMLAVVIAAVAILVFISGDVIAWPQAIIMIPGGALGGYAGVWIAKRVPQIAVRGFVVGVGVFLAFYYFTRG